A stretch of the Ornithodoros turicata isolate Travis chromosome 4, ASM3712646v1, whole genome shotgun sequence genome encodes the following:
- the LOC135391672 gene encoding phosphatidylinositol N-acetylglucosaminyltransferase subunit Q-like, which yields MSDKSGQCRGSFNDMVTSSVNVFLPIQLCSGTGLLLAGKGETESDIICAAVIRLGDDQLVNFIDVSALSARARKSFDRVGLLVVKHEPHLPDEVSAVPLDFVIHLNWEVHVLTSLVRGPERDAVVIFYDAVKVENLHEGQAREMVATSNMNTHSLNDLKEDVMKAVPADCHHKPRGCWLIVLLVATAMCKIRDCLAIPGCVSDTSRKVMRTSMTGTLVCNRLRGLADVKKDFEQHGRVTLASKNLVTGLLLDCLLGLVFVLGVKWYGPLPWASLRWAQTVVTNLRTIVQWLMGAPAGLKLNAQLSSALGRFFLYHINLWETYVSVVWPWVSPLLYVRVGSLGLQLSLASDLLSLATLHVYCFYGYAGRLYWAWAKALGALGRQWRARKWNPLRQRTDTYRCTTSEHLFLSTVLFVILLFLFPTVAVFYAVFLALRVAVLAVQSVLQRTLELWDAMPWYTIFSRLLGQGPVVGEAHFEVVTGGTKSALYMKVVPTALSLGPFPSPAPNWKSLVTDMLLGNILYPL from the exons ATGAGTGATAAGAGTGGCCAGTGCCGCGGTTCTTTCAACGACATGGTCACCTCCTCTGTCAACGTCTTCCTCCCCATTCAACTTTGCTCTGGAACTGGACTTCTCCTCGCTGGTAAAGGCGAAACCGAAAGTGACATAATATGCGCGGCCGTCATTCGTCTAGGAGACGATCAATTAGTAAATTTTATTGACGTTTCGGCACTGTCGGCACGAGCTAGAAAATCATTCGATCGTGTCGGCCTCTTGGTGGTAAAACATGAGCCCCACTTACCAGACGAAGTGTCAGCCGTGCCACTGGACTTTGTGATTCATCTCAACTGGGAAGTCCACGTTCTGACTTCCTTAGTGCGTGGCCCCGAAAGAGACGCCGTTGTTATTTTCTACGATGCAGTTAAGGTAGAAAACCTACACGAAGGACAGGCACGTGAAATGGTGGCGACGAGTAACATGAACACACATTCGCTGAACGACCTCAAAGAAGATGTGATGAAAGCAGTTCCCGCCGATTGCCACCACAAACCAAGGGGTTGCTGGCTAATCGTTCTGCTGGTTGCAACAGCGATGTGTAAAATCCGCGATTGTTTGGCGATTCCAGGCTG TGTTTCAGATACAAGCAGGAAAGTGATGAGAACCAGCATGACAGGCACCTTAGTTTGCAATCGCTTGCGAGGTCTGGCAGACGTCAAGAAGGACTTCGAGCAGCACGGCCGTGTGACTCTCGC AAGTAAAAACTTGGTTACTGGACTACTACTCGACTGTCTGCTCGGCCTAGTATTCGTGTTGGGTGTTAAATGGTACGGACCTCTTCCATGGGCGTCACTTCGTTGGGCACAG ACTGTGGTgacaaacctgcgcaccattgTGCAGTGGCTGATGGGTGCTCCTGCTGGGCTGAAGCTGAACGCGCAACTGAGCTCCGCGCTGGGGCGTTTCTTCCTTTACCACATCAACCTCTGGGAAA CTTACGTAAGCGTGGTCTGGCCCTGGGTGTCGCCACTCTTGTACGTACGGGTTGGAAGCTTGGGACTTCAGCTGAGCCTGGCCTCGGATCTGCTCTCTCTTGCCACCCTGCACGTGTACTGCTTCTATGGCTACGCTGGCCGCCTCTACTGGGCATGGGCCAAGGCCCTCGGGGCATTGGGCAGGCAGTGGAGGGCCCGCAAGTGGAACCCACTGCGACAGCGTACAGACACGTACCGCTGCACGACGAGCGAGCACCTGTTCCTCAGCACAGTACTCTTTGTCATACTGCTGTTCCTTTTTCCGACGGTTGCAGTCTTCTACGCAGTGTTTCTTGCA CTGCGTGTGGCCGTGCTAGCTGTACAGAGTGTCCTCCAGAGGACCCTTGAGCTGTGGGACGCCATGCCGTGGTACACGATCTTCTCTCGTCTACTGGGCCAGGGACCAGTTGTCG GAGAGGCCCACTTCGAAGTTGTCACGGGGGGCACGAAATCAGCTCTCTACATGAAG GTGGTTCCCACAGCGTTGTCCCTCGGCCCATTCCCATCTCCAGCGCCCAATTGGAAATCTCTGGTAACAGACATGCTTCTGGGGAACATTCTTTATCCCTTATGA